One Bradyrhizobium sp. CCGB12 genomic window carries:
- a CDS encoding Dyp-type peroxidase domain-containing protein translates to MRRDLQIKTGNLAGTSDFRVLAPIKKGLVPSLDAVTYKTRVKRVLRTLQAGRVGGFEYELARILSDAVQRVGCIHSVGIAVLESKDGALEPEDKVLLTVTFDGAWESYIRIIWQKVTRLLDLVFCNTEGYVLGYENSYEKWGIWLKQAQSDAYFLSAQPSLTVDDIRYLQMEERVYRREAGDSAEPRVTGIRIPTTEEIAERSIFAFNGMAGIDPTNAGFGKPLRVEEAGRPPFRQGVRALVGLYRLVDLYPPNTPDGVILHRAAHELLPEFDRMLAYSSTYQLGIKRAVKRFPEAMRWLARAPDVPDVRKSLPLPLPDEPPLQNADNVQGGILQGYPDSDYGCLLLVQFASPTGLAKFLEKLHVTSEADQVKPGGIAINIAFTVEGLRAAGLSDDEVRELPEEFVQGMERRAGVLGDLRTNHPRRWRLPALNWDDGVTARDLSENDRAPRIDLSAVHAVLQVRLRATSTVSAMAPRAKLMEAMEDLVGDQANVKPLSLQWMQRQRNKKGEFQEHFGFVDSNSDPVLKKSKAGDRFSNQIHLGELLCGYPNLADKVSPLTEGPDRVRALLKDGSFLVIRKLRQDVAALDKCLGDAVTDTTAAGHPQTRDQLKAKMMGRWPGGTPKAGQPLADAVDPQSNNFHFNNDRSGAECPLHAHIRRANPRTTMPAKGSRPPRIVRRGMSYGPAVDAADPASLDQERGLIFMAYNSSLGEQFELLQRWLSGGNSSGSYSGSSDPLTGLAEAGRRRYFRYDDQGKTVRVALDGSDKLHDEPRPFVRLEWGAYLFAPSKTALSMLQERAAETPGRRSTVSWSAAQGEAEINRLQSIEKRLGAQEAITAWKTALEDPDVATDFTTASIWAAIRERHGGVLKTPFGVLVAERKLYDDALLNTSGSLSVNGYLPRMHESFGEIYLGLDAHDPAYSRDSAACNGAIMALDKEAAFRKARESTAIALQALVDEAKDYARDDGEPTWDLTLDVRELVDPLLADFCESWFGLSQDGNFFFRSGFRWDWKPGEPPNYPGHFIAPSRYFFQPRPGQEVKEIGEEHGVFLRGAMKDFLRAHPHIDAPIARAILESEPGRDLDFAARTLIGAVIGFVPTVNGNVLRILNEWLREGNLWKLRARLGGSEASGFVNACSRLGADFIPAMQLRTAPDVLWRTAAVAHTIGEGPDRVNVARGEIVVLSAISATQQSLQEGTSGLYQSFGGNRRAASHPTHACPGADPALAVMLGFFSALVESPLPLRAGPGPLTLSLDGRFEPRGDRPATTARTRADVMYRAQRLARFRDAQAFQLRGERNRSLAAPLMTIGDSWLCDIERWSDLASSLRKLGYSFVGGDYAASPGMRLAQMADEDYLAQVKAFLLSPGANPPRALLLGGGGNDVVTPDLLANPPKPAPLYRLLTQSTDPDAVVETEVHKFIDMELRGYYEKIIDAVRSVTSIPILIHGYDHPIPDGRPLLDFGGHVFAGPWIQPILAQRGYNIPAFPTGSADLTRAREVMRRLINRLNDMIARLADDHRKIYHVNLTGKLAERFGDPANYATLWDNELHANDEGFDVLAAVIAAKLRELVITA, encoded by the coding sequence ATGCGTAGAGATTTGCAGATCAAGACGGGCAACCTAGCCGGCACATCCGATTTCAGGGTTCTCGCACCGATAAAAAAGGGGTTGGTTCCATCTCTTGATGCGGTCACTTACAAGACGCGCGTCAAGCGCGTATTGCGGACGCTTCAAGCCGGCCGCGTAGGTGGTTTCGAATATGAGCTTGCCCGTATTTTGTCTGACGCAGTCCAGCGCGTCGGATGCATTCATTCTGTCGGCATTGCCGTCCTCGAATCCAAAGACGGTGCTCTGGAGCCCGAAGACAAGGTACTGCTCACGGTGACGTTTGACGGCGCCTGGGAGTCCTATATCCGCATCATCTGGCAAAAGGTCACGCGGCTACTCGATCTCGTTTTCTGCAATACCGAGGGTTACGTTCTCGGTTACGAAAACAGCTATGAAAAGTGGGGAATTTGGCTCAAGCAAGCGCAGAGTGATGCGTATTTCCTCTCTGCCCAGCCGAGCCTGACGGTCGACGATATCCGCTATCTTCAGATGGAGGAGCGAGTTTATCGGCGTGAAGCCGGCGATTCCGCCGAGCCCCGGGTGACGGGCATCAGGATTCCCACAACGGAAGAAATCGCCGAGCGATCCATCTTCGCATTTAACGGCATGGCCGGCATCGATCCTACCAATGCCGGATTTGGCAAGCCGCTGAGGGTCGAGGAAGCCGGCCGGCCGCCGTTCCGTCAAGGCGTCCGTGCCCTCGTCGGACTCTATCGATTGGTGGATCTGTATCCGCCGAACACTCCGGATGGGGTGATCCTGCACCGCGCCGCGCACGAGTTACTGCCGGAATTCGACCGCATGTTGGCTTATTCAAGCACGTATCAATTGGGCATCAAACGTGCCGTCAAACGCTTTCCGGAGGCCATGCGCTGGCTGGCGAGGGCTCCCGACGTGCCCGACGTGCGGAAGTCTCTCCCTCTGCCATTGCCGGACGAACCGCCGTTGCAGAATGCGGACAATGTGCAAGGTGGCATTCTGCAAGGCTATCCCGACTCCGATTACGGCTGTCTGCTACTGGTGCAATTTGCCTCGCCGACAGGTTTGGCCAAGTTCCTGGAGAAGCTGCACGTCACGTCAGAGGCGGACCAGGTGAAGCCCGGCGGGATCGCGATCAACATCGCTTTCACAGTCGAAGGTTTGCGTGCTGCCGGCCTTTCCGATGACGAAGTCCGCGAACTTCCCGAAGAGTTCGTACAAGGAATGGAGCGCCGGGCGGGCGTCCTGGGCGATCTACGAACCAACCATCCGAGGCGTTGGCGACTGCCGGCGCTGAACTGGGACGATGGGGTGACTGCGCGGGATCTCAGTGAAAATGATCGGGCGCCGCGCATCGACCTGAGCGCAGTTCATGCGGTGTTGCAGGTCAGGCTGCGAGCTACGTCCACTGTCTCGGCGATGGCGCCGAGAGCTAAGCTTATGGAAGCGATGGAAGATCTTGTTGGCGACCAGGCCAACGTCAAGCCGTTGTCGCTGCAGTGGATGCAGCGGCAACGCAATAAAAAGGGGGAGTTTCAGGAGCACTTCGGCTTCGTCGACAGCAATTCCGACCCGGTACTGAAAAAGAGCAAGGCGGGCGATCGCTTCTCCAATCAAATCCATCTCGGCGAGCTGCTGTGCGGCTATCCAAATCTCGCCGACAAGGTGAGCCCCTTAACCGAAGGGCCGGATCGTGTCAGGGCGCTGCTCAAGGACGGAAGCTTTCTCGTGATACGGAAGCTGCGCCAGGACGTTGCTGCGCTCGACAAGTGCCTTGGCGATGCCGTGACGGACACGACAGCCGCTGGCCATCCGCAGACCCGTGACCAGTTGAAGGCGAAAATGATGGGCCGATGGCCCGGCGGCACCCCGAAGGCCGGACAGCCGTTAGCGGATGCTGTGGATCCCCAGTCCAACAATTTCCATTTCAACAACGACCGATCGGGCGCGGAGTGTCCTCTCCATGCACACATTCGGCGGGCCAATCCGCGGACCACGATGCCTGCGAAAGGCAGTCGGCCACCGCGCATCGTTCGTCGCGGCATGTCCTATGGACCTGCGGTCGACGCGGCAGACCCCGCAAGTCTCGATCAGGAACGTGGCCTGATATTCATGGCCTACAATTCCAGCCTCGGCGAGCAGTTCGAGCTCCTGCAGCGCTGGCTTAGCGGCGGCAACAGTTCAGGGTCGTATTCGGGATCGAGCGACCCGCTCACAGGCTTGGCCGAAGCCGGCCGGCGCCGTTACTTTCGCTATGATGATCAGGGCAAGACCGTTCGAGTCGCGCTTGACGGATCCGACAAGCTTCACGACGAACCTCGTCCGTTCGTCCGGCTGGAGTGGGGAGCTTATTTGTTCGCGCCCTCCAAGACCGCGCTCTCGATGCTGCAAGAGCGCGCCGCCGAGACCCCAGGCCGCCGATCGACCGTGTCCTGGAGTGCGGCGCAGGGCGAGGCAGAAATCAACCGGTTGCAGAGCATCGAAAAGCGCCTCGGTGCGCAGGAGGCCATCACCGCTTGGAAGACGGCGCTCGAAGATCCCGACGTGGCCACCGATTTCACCACAGCGTCGATCTGGGCGGCGATTCGCGAGCGTCACGGTGGCGTGCTGAAAACCCCGTTTGGGGTTCTCGTCGCGGAGCGAAAGCTTTACGACGATGCGTTGCTGAACACCAGCGGAAGCCTGTCGGTGAACGGCTATCTGCCTCGCATGCACGAATCGTTTGGAGAGATTTATCTCGGGCTTGATGCTCACGATCCGGCCTATAGTCGCGACTCCGCAGCCTGCAACGGCGCCATCATGGCTCTCGACAAGGAGGCGGCGTTCAGGAAGGCACGAGAGTCAACTGCGATTGCCCTGCAAGCGCTGGTCGATGAGGCCAAGGACTACGCGAGGGACGACGGAGAACCGACCTGGGACCTGACGCTGGACGTGCGAGAGCTTGTCGACCCGCTGCTAGCCGATTTCTGCGAGAGTTGGTTCGGGCTTTCTCAGGACGGCAATTTCTTCTTCCGCAGTGGTTTCCGCTGGGATTGGAAGCCTGGTGAACCGCCGAACTACCCTGGTCATTTCATTGCGCCTTCGCGCTATTTCTTTCAGCCGCGCCCGGGGCAGGAAGTGAAGGAGATCGGCGAGGAGCATGGCGTCTTCCTGCGCGGTGCGATGAAGGATTTCTTGCGTGCTCATCCGCACATCGATGCGCCCATAGCGCGAGCGATACTGGAGTCCGAACCGGGCCGAGATCTCGATTTCGCGGCACGCACACTTATCGGAGCCGTGATCGGGTTCGTTCCTACGGTCAACGGGAATGTCCTGCGGATACTGAACGAGTGGCTGCGCGAGGGCAACCTGTGGAAACTGCGCGCGCGGCTTGGCGGATCCGAGGCCTCTGGTTTCGTGAACGCCTGCAGCCGCCTCGGCGCCGACTTCATCCCGGCGATGCAACTGCGCACGGCGCCCGACGTGCTGTGGCGAACCGCAGCGGTCGCGCACACGATAGGCGAAGGTCCCGATCGGGTGAACGTTGCGCGTGGTGAGATCGTCGTCCTGAGCGCGATCTCCGCAACTCAGCAAAGTCTTCAGGAGGGAACGTCCGGGCTTTATCAGTCGTTTGGCGGAAACCGCAGAGCGGCTTCGCATCCGACACATGCTTGCCCCGGTGCAGACCCGGCCCTGGCCGTGATGCTGGGCTTTTTCAGCGCTCTGGTGGAATCGCCACTCCCGCTGCGGGCTGGGCCCGGTCCGCTGACGCTGTCGCTGGATGGACGTTTCGAGCCCCGCGGGGATCGACCTGCGACCACAGCCCGCACCCGCGCCGATGTCATGTATCGAGCCCAGCGCCTTGCTCGTTTCAGAGATGCTCAAGCTTTCCAGTTGCGCGGCGAGCGTAACCGAAGCCTGGCGGCGCCGCTGATGACGATAGGCGATTCCTGGTTGTGCGACATCGAGCGTTGGAGTGATCTAGCTTCCTCCCTTCGTAAACTCGGATACAGTTTTGTCGGTGGAGATTACGCCGCGAGCCCAGGCATGCGGCTGGCCCAAATGGCCGACGAGGACTATCTCGCCCAAGTGAAAGCGTTTCTTTTGAGTCCGGGAGCCAATCCGCCGAGGGCGTTGCTGCTCGGCGGTGGCGGCAATGACGTGGTCACCCCGGACCTGCTCGCGAATCCTCCGAAGCCGGCCCCGCTATACAGGTTGTTGACGCAGTCAACAGACCCGGATGCGGTTGTCGAGACAGAGGTTCATAAATTCATCGACATGGAACTGCGCGGATACTATGAGAAGATCATCGACGCTGTTCGGTCGGTCACCAGCATTCCAATCCTGATTCACGGCTACGATCATCCGATCCCTGACGGCCGCCCCCTCCTGGATTTCGGAGGTCATGTTTTTGCGGGTCCGTGGATTCAGCCCATCCTCGCCCAGCGCGGCTACAACATCCCCGCTTTCCCGACCGGCAGTGCGGATCTGACACGGGCCAGAGAGGTCATGCGGCGCTTGATCAATCGGCTCAACGACATGATTGCGCGTTTGGCGGATGACCATCGAAAGATCTATCACGTCAACCTGACCGGGAAGTTAGCCGAGCGCTTCGGAGACCCGGCGAATTACGCAACGCTCTGGGACAACGAGCTGCATGCCAACGACGAGGGCTTCGACGTGCTGGCAGCGGTGATCGCCGCGAAGCTGAGGGAGCTCGTCATCACCGCTTGA
- a CDS encoding isocitrate/isopropylmalate dehydrogenase family protein yields MQIVVLPGDGIGPEITSATSGVLRAASERFQLDLRLEEHAVGHASLKLSGTTVRPELLDIVRAADGLILGPTATFDFKDEAHGEINPSRHFRKSLDLYANVRPARTYAGRPGRCGHFDLVVVRENTEGFYADRNMEQGSGEMLVTPDVAISLRRITRASCERIAHAACRLAMKRRRHLTIVHKANVLKIGDGMFLDICREAANAYPGLTVDDILVDAMMAHVVRNPDRFDVIVATNMFGDILSDLTAELSGSLGLGGSLNVGDLYAMAQAAHGSAPDIAGQDVANPVSLILSTALLLAWHGERSGAVRYEEAARAIEAAVAKAIGEGRATRDVGGKLGTIAAGAAIAEILQAE; encoded by the coding sequence ATGCAAATCGTCGTTCTGCCCGGTGACGGCATCGGGCCCGAGATCACGTCCGCGACATCGGGCGTGCTGCGCGCGGCCTCCGAGCGCTTCCAGCTCGATCTGCGCCTCGAGGAGCACGCGGTCGGCCATGCTAGCCTGAAGCTATCAGGCACGACGGTGCGCCCCGAACTGCTCGACATCGTCCGCGCCGCCGACGGCCTGATCCTGGGGCCGACCGCCACCTTCGACTTCAAGGACGAGGCGCATGGCGAGATCAATCCGTCTAGGCATTTCCGCAAGAGCCTCGATCTCTATGCCAATGTCAGGCCCGCGCGCACCTATGCCGGCCGGCCCGGGCGATGCGGGCATTTCGATCTCGTCGTGGTGCGCGAGAACACGGAAGGGTTTTACGCCGACCGCAACATGGAGCAGGGCAGCGGCGAGATGCTGGTCACACCAGACGTCGCGATCTCGCTGCGAAGGATCACGCGGGCGTCCTGCGAGCGCATCGCGCACGCCGCCTGCCGCCTCGCGATGAAGCGGCGCAGGCATCTGACCATCGTGCACAAGGCCAATGTGCTCAAGATCGGCGACGGCATGTTTCTCGACATCTGCCGCGAGGCGGCGAACGCGTATCCCGGTCTCACCGTCGATGACATCCTGGTCGACGCCATGATGGCGCATGTGGTGCGCAACCCCGATCGCTTCGACGTCATCGTCGCCACCAACATGTTCGGCGACATCCTGTCCGATCTCACCGCCGAGCTCTCCGGCAGCCTCGGCCTCGGCGGCTCACTCAATGTCGGCGATCTTTACGCCATGGCGCAGGCCGCGCACGGCTCCGCGCCCGACATCGCCGGGCAAGACGTCGCCAATCCAGTCTCGCTGATCCTGTCGACGGCCTTGCTACTGGCCTGGCACGGCGAGAGGAGCGGGGCTGTGCGCTATGAGGAGGCCGCACGTGCGATCGAAGCGGCAGTGGCCAAGGCGATCGGCGAGGGCAGGGCGACGCGCGACGTCGGCGGCAAGCTCGGCACGATCGCGGCTGGGGCCGCGATCGCGGAGATCCTGCAGGCGGAGTGA
- a CDS encoding MFS transporter has product MTITLPAAAREPDHTMSDGLPAAQRRWAIAAIFTALAMASLDTAIANIALPAIAADLRVTPEQSVWVVNVYQIALVATLLPLGALGEIVGHQRIYLGGLILFTIASLLCAVAWSLDSLLVARTLQGLGASGIMSVNTALVRFVYPGRMQGRGFGHNALVVATAFTFGPSIASAILALGPWPWLFAVNIPFGLVAIGIGFAMLPKTPRADHGFDFLGALLAAACLGLFITGIGSAAHNLSPVVVGIELVSALALGIIQTRRHADHPAPMLPIDLFSRPMFALSAATAVCSFAVQGLAFVSLPFYFEDVLGRSQVETGFFMTPWPLVVGIMAPIAGRLSDRHAVGLLGGIGLVLLGLGMALLAMLPANPGIPDIVWRIMICGMGFGFFQAPNMKALMSSAPPHRSGSASGIVATARLTGQTTGAALAAACFALAGHDGATLALALGAGFAALGSVMSFLRLAVK; this is encoded by the coding sequence ATGACAATCACGTTACCTGCCGCCGCGCGCGAGCCCGACCACACCATGTCCGATGGCTTGCCGGCCGCGCAGCGGCGCTGGGCCATTGCCGCGATCTTCACCGCGCTGGCGATGGCCTCGCTCGACACCGCGATCGCCAACATCGCCCTGCCCGCCATTGCCGCCGATCTGCGTGTCACGCCGGAGCAGTCGGTCTGGGTCGTCAATGTCTACCAGATCGCGCTGGTGGCGACGCTGCTGCCGCTCGGGGCGCTGGGCGAGATCGTCGGGCACCAGCGCATCTATCTCGGCGGCCTGATCCTGTTCACCATCGCCTCGCTGCTCTGCGCGGTGGCGTGGTCGCTCGACAGCCTGCTCGTCGCGCGCACACTGCAGGGCCTCGGGGCCAGCGGCATCATGAGCGTCAATACGGCGCTGGTGCGCTTCGTCTATCCGGGCCGGATGCAGGGCCGCGGCTTCGGCCACAACGCGCTGGTGGTCGCGACCGCCTTCACCTTCGGGCCGTCCATTGCGTCGGCGATTCTCGCGCTCGGCCCGTGGCCGTGGCTGTTCGCCGTCAACATCCCGTTCGGCCTCGTCGCGATCGGCATCGGCTTTGCGATGCTGCCGAAGACGCCGCGCGCCGATCACGGTTTTGACTTTCTCGGCGCGCTCCTCGCCGCGGCCTGCCTTGGCCTGTTCATCACCGGCATCGGCAGTGCCGCGCATAATCTGTCGCCCGTTGTCGTGGGCATCGAGCTGGTCTCCGCTCTCGCGCTCGGAATCATCCAGACGCGCCGCCATGCCGACCATCCCGCGCCGATGCTGCCGATCGATCTGTTCAGCCGGCCGATGTTCGCGCTGTCGGCGGCAACGGCCGTGTGCTCCTTCGCCGTGCAGGGTCTCGCCTTCGTTTCGCTGCCGTTCTACTTCGAGGACGTGCTCGGGCGCTCGCAGGTCGAGACCGGTTTCTTCATGACGCCATGGCCGCTGGTGGTCGGCATCATGGCGCCGATCGCCGGGCGCCTCTCCGACCGCCACGCGGTCGGCCTGCTCGGCGGCATCGGCCTCGTGCTCCTCGGCCTTGGCATGGCGCTGCTCGCGATGCTGCCGGCCAACCCGGGCATTCCTGATATCGTCTGGCGGATCATGATCTGCGGCATGGGGTTCGGCTTCTTTCAAGCGCCGAACATGAAAGCGCTGATGTCAAGCGCGCCGCCGCATCGGAGCGGCAGCGCGTCGGGCATCGTCGCCACCGCGCGCCTGACCGGGCAGACCACGGGCGCGGCGCTCGCCGCAGCCTGCTTCGCGCTCGCGGGCCACGACGGCGCCACATTGGCGCTGGCGCTCGGCGCAGGCTTTGCCGCGCTCGGCAGCGTGATGAGCTTCCTGCGACTGGCGGTGAAGTAG